The following proteins come from a genomic window of Phnomibacter ginsenosidimutans:
- the ppdK gene encoding pyruvate, phosphate dikinase has product MATVKKAIKYVYSFGGGKADGNESMKNLLGGKGANLAEMAGHPKLKLPVPPGFTLTTEVCTYYYANKRTYPKVLDAQVKEALAKMEKITGKKFGDVKNPLLVSVRSGARKSMPGMMETVLNVGLNEKTIEGLIAQSGDARFAYDAYRRLIMMYADVVMEKAAGIEPKGKGIRKQLDEKLEAIKHKQGYTSDTDLTVDELKVLVADYKKTVKKVLGVEFPDDPMKQLWGGMGAVFASWNGKRAIEYRRIEKIPDEWGTAVNVQAMVFGNLGNDSCTGVAFSRNPGSGENKFYGEYLVNAQGEDVVAGIRTPAPLNAYSKNAQSEHFDTLEKLMPVQYKELDAIQQRLEKHYKDMQDIEFTIEKGKLYMLQCRVGKRNGVAAVRMATEMYKSKMIDAKTAIMRVAPNQLVELLLPMLDPKEELLKPVIAKGLPAGPGGAKGRVVFTSEDAVAWAAKGEKVILVREETSPEDVDGMHKAQAILTTKGGMTSHAALVARGWGKCCIVGCGDIEIHSDSKVFKAKNGEVIKEGDWISLNGTKGVVYEGSMPLVDIDIEKNQSYKDLMKLVDQVKQIGVRANAETPEDANVAFKFGAEGIGLFRTEHMFYGEGSEEPLFQLRKMIVSKTEKERRAALNDLFKYVKKDVKNTLNVMKGHPVTIRLLDPPLHEFVPHDKEKLTHLSKELGISMSVLKRRVLALHENNPMLGHRGVRLGISYPEITEMQIRAIFEATAELTKQGKKALPEIMIPVTCSVNELIHQRKIVDQVYKEVCEKTGLKKIPFLFGTMIEIPRAALKAAQMAEAADFFSFGTNDLTQMSFGFSRDDIGGFLPNYLDQKILLDDPFQTIRSGWHW; this is encoded by the coding sequence ATGGCTACAGTAAAAAAGGCAATCAAGTATGTCTATTCCTTTGGGGGTGGCAAAGCCGACGGAAACGAATCCATGAAAAACCTGCTGGGTGGCAAAGGTGCCAACCTCGCTGAAATGGCAGGTCATCCAAAACTGAAACTGCCCGTGCCACCGGGTTTTACACTCACTACAGAAGTTTGTACTTATTACTACGCCAACAAGCGAACCTATCCTAAAGTATTGGACGCACAAGTGAAAGAGGCATTGGCCAAAATGGAAAAAATCACCGGCAAGAAATTCGGCGATGTAAAAAATCCGCTGTTGGTTTCTGTACGTTCTGGTGCCCGCAAGAGCATGCCCGGTATGATGGAAACCGTGTTGAATGTGGGCTTGAATGAAAAAACCATTGAAGGCTTGATTGCTCAAAGTGGCGATGCCCGTTTTGCTTACGATGCATACCGCCGCCTCATTATGATGTATGCCGATGTGGTGATGGAAAAAGCAGCCGGCATTGAACCCAAGGGCAAAGGCATTCGCAAACAGCTGGATGAAAAGCTGGAAGCTATTAAACACAAACAAGGTTATACCAGCGATACAGACCTTACAGTAGACGAACTGAAAGTGCTGGTTGCAGATTATAAAAAGACGGTTAAGAAAGTATTGGGCGTTGAATTTCCTGACGATCCCATGAAGCAACTCTGGGGTGGTATGGGTGCCGTATTTGCCAGCTGGAATGGCAAGCGGGCCATCGAATACCGCCGCATCGAAAAAATTCCTGATGAGTGGGGAACAGCGGTAAACGTACAGGCCATGGTGTTTGGCAACCTGGGTAACGACAGCTGTACAGGGGTAGCTTTTTCCCGCAACCCTGGTAGTGGTGAAAACAAATTTTATGGCGAGTACCTGGTAAATGCACAAGGTGAAGACGTAGTGGCTGGTATCCGCACTCCGGCGCCGCTCAATGCGTATTCTAAAAATGCGCAAAGCGAACATTTTGATACGCTGGAAAAACTGATGCCTGTTCAGTACAAAGAACTGGATGCTATTCAGCAGCGTTTGGAAAAGCACTACAAAGACATGCAAGACATTGAGTTTACCATTGAAAAAGGAAAACTCTACATGCTCCAGTGCCGTGTTGGTAAGCGCAATGGTGTAGCCGCTGTACGCATGGCTACCGAAATGTACAAGAGCAAAATGATTGATGCCAAAACGGCCATCATGCGGGTTGCACCCAACCAACTGGTAGAACTGTTGCTGCCCATGCTCGATCCTAAAGAAGAATTGCTGAAACCCGTAATTGCCAAAGGTTTGCCTGCAGGTCCCGGTGGTGCCAAAGGCCGTGTTGTCTTCACTTCTGAAGACGCAGTAGCTTGGGCTGCAAAAGGGGAGAAAGTGATATTGGTACGTGAAGAAACGTCACCCGAAGATGTGGATGGTATGCATAAAGCACAGGCCATTCTTACTACCAAAGGTGGTATGACATCACACGCAGCATTGGTGGCCCGTGGTTGGGGTAAATGCTGTATCGTGGGTTGCGGCGATATCGAAATTCACAGCGATAGCAAAGTATTCAAAGCCAAGAATGGTGAAGTCATCAAAGAAGGCGATTGGATTAGCCTGAATGGTACCAAAGGTGTAGTATACGAAGGCAGTATGCCACTGGTAGACATCGACATCGAGAAAAACCAGAGCTACAAAGACCTCATGAAACTGGTAGACCAGGTGAAACAAATAGGTGTACGTGCCAATGCTGAAACCCCTGAAGATGCCAATGTGGCCTTCAAGTTTGGTGCAGAAGGTATCGGCCTGTTCCGTACCGAGCACATGTTCTATGGCGAGGGTAGCGAAGAGCCTTTGTTCCAGCTGCGCAAAATGATTGTGAGCAAAACAGAAAAAGAAAGAAGAGCAGCGCTGAACGATTTGTTCAAGTACGTGAAGAAGGATGTGAAGAACACGCTGAATGTGATGAAGGGACACCCTGTAACCATTCGCCTGCTCGATCCACCACTGCACGAATTTGTACCACACGATAAAGAGAAACTGACACACCTGAGTAAAGAACTCGGCATCAGTATGAGTGTGTTGAAGCGTCGTGTGCTGGCGTTGCACGAAAACAACCCAATGCTCGGACACCGTGGTGTACGCCTTGGCATCAGCTATCCGGAAATTACTGAAATGCAAATCCGTGCTATTTTCGAAGCCACTGCTGAGCTCACCAAACAAGGTAAAAAGGCATTGCCCGAAATCATGATTCCGGTAACCTGCTCCGTAAACGAATTGATACACCAGCGCAAGATTGTAGATCAGGTGTATAAAGAAGTGTGTGAGAAAACCGGTTTGAAGAAAATTCCGTTCTTGTTTGGTACCATGATTGAAATTCCACGTGCAGCCTTGAAAGCGGCACAAATGGCTGAAGCCGCAGACTTCTTCAGCTTTGGTACCAACGACCTTACGCAAATGAGCTTTGGCTTTAGCCGCGATGATATCGGTGGCTTCCTGCCCAACTACCTCGATCAGAAAATTTTGTTGGACGATCCGTTCCAGACCATTCGATCAGGATGGCATTGGTGA
- a CDS encoding PhoH family protein has protein sequence MTETIINLETVNPIEFFGVNNGKLDLLKKKFPLLKILGRGTQIKLSGSPEQIEFAKEKIGLVVQYLERNGHLSENYFETILGGDDAETVDAFVERNPNDVLVFGPNGKTVRARTHNQKRMVSAADTNDIVFALGPAGTGKTYTAVALAVRALKNKSVKKIILTRPAVEAGESLGFLPGDLKEKIDPYLRPLYDALDDMIPADKLGYYMSTRTIEIAPLAYMRGRTLDNAYIILDEAQNSTDLQLKMFLTRIGANAKAIITGDMTQVDLPKSQRSGLEKATRILKNINGIAHIELDEEDVVRHRLVKAIIKAYDKEKEKENAEEEAYQAQRKEYFRNRDKPQ, from the coding sequence TTGACTGAGACAATCATTAACCTGGAAACCGTGAATCCCATTGAATTTTTTGGGGTAAATAACGGCAAGCTGGATCTGCTGAAAAAGAAATTTCCATTGTTAAAGATCCTTGGCCGCGGGACACAAATAAAACTGAGCGGCAGTCCTGAACAGATCGAGTTTGCAAAAGAAAAGATTGGCCTTGTTGTACAATACCTTGAACGCAACGGGCACCTGAGCGAAAACTATTTTGAAACCATTTTGGGTGGTGATGATGCTGAAACGGTAGATGCTTTTGTGGAGCGAAATCCCAACGATGTGTTGGTATTTGGCCCCAATGGCAAAACAGTACGGGCCCGCACCCACAACCAAAAACGCATGGTAAGTGCGGCAGATACCAACGACATTGTATTTGCCCTTGGCCCTGCCGGTACCGGTAAAACGTACACCGCTGTTGCGCTGGCGGTAAGAGCCCTCAAAAACAAGTCTGTCAAAAAAATCATCCTCACCCGCCCTGCGGTAGAAGCTGGTGAAAGCCTTGGTTTTTTGCCCGGCGATCTCAAAGAAAAAATTGATCCGTACCTGCGGCCGTTGTACGATGCGCTGGATGATATGATACCGGCAGATAAGCTGGGCTACTATATGAGTACCCGCACCATCGAAATTGCCCCGCTGGCGTACATGCGTGGCCGTACGTTGGACAATGCCTACATCATTCTTGATGAAGCCCAAAACTCCACCGACCTGCAGTTGAAAATGTTTCTCACCCGTATAGGTGCCAATGCCAAGGCCATCATCACCGGCGATATGACGCAGGTAGACCTGCCCAAGAGCCAGCGTAGTGGTTTGGAAAAAGCCACCCGTATTCTCAAAAACATCAACGGCATTGCACACATAGAGCTCGATGAGGAAGATGTGGTTCGCCACCGCCTCGTAAAAGCCATCATCAAGGCCTACGATAAAGAGAAAGAAAAAGAAAATGCAGAAGAAGAAGCCTATCAGGCACAGCGAAAAGAATATTTTCGCAACCGTGACAAGCCGCAATAA
- a CDS encoding YiiX/YebB-like N1pC/P60 family cysteine hydrolase, whose protein sequence is MLWYSCAQPEPKPAGSSLPASVQQHQTSRLQQYDTVIFPALEKALQSGDVLLRLGTDITSEMLRQMNQTDKRYSHCGIVNIEQDTVFVYHAIGGEFNPDQRIKREPLYSFCHPSENKAAAIVRTGTTATQQLQIGQQAKSLWAQGIPFDMAFDYQTDDRLYCAEMVSKAISHVLQDSSWFQFTRINNKTFVAVDNLSASPLMRFIQQFSY, encoded by the coding sequence TTGCTTTGGTACAGCTGTGCCCAACCCGAACCGAAGCCTGCCGGTTCATCGCTGCCTGCATCGGTGCAACAGCATCAGACCAGTCGACTGCAGCAATACGATACCGTTATATTTCCGGCTCTGGAAAAAGCATTGCAATCAGGCGATGTGTTGCTGCGGCTGGGCACAGACATCACCAGCGAAATGCTGCGACAAATGAACCAAACCGACAAGCGGTACAGCCACTGCGGTATTGTGAATATTGAACAGGATACGGTGTTTGTATACCACGCTATTGGCGGCGAGTTCAATCCCGATCAACGCATCAAACGAGAGCCGTTATACAGCTTTTGTCATCCATCTGAAAATAAGGCTGCGGCTATTGTACGCACTGGCACCACAGCTACACAACAGCTACAAATTGGGCAACAGGCCAAATCACTTTGGGCGCAGGGCATTCCATTCGATATGGCGTTTGATTACCAAACTGATGACCGCTTGTATTGTGCCGAAATGGTGAGCAAAGCCATCAGCCATGTATTGCAAGACAGCAGCTGGTTTCAATTTACCCGCATCAACAACAAAACATTTGTTGCCGTTGATAACCTGTCGGCATCGCCACTGATGCGGTTTATTCAGCAGTTCAGCTATTAA
- a CDS encoding DUF4878 domain-containing protein, translating to MKKVLLPLLAIVVLAMAACSGGSGDPKGVAKKFFEAFKSMDIDEAAKHATKDSKSMLDMMKMGMSFAPVNKDSLKQEMAKQKIEYGDAVINGDEATVSVSVDGKDKTDFKLKKEDGAWKVAFDKNTLMSMGKDKMKQQGASTEELEEAQKALDGLNSDTVRSALEEAGKAIDSLSKQ from the coding sequence ATGAAAAAAGTACTTCTCCCTCTGCTGGCCATTGTTGTGCTGGCTATGGCTGCTTGCTCTGGCGGTAGCGGCGATCCTAAAGGCGTTGCCAAAAAATTCTTTGAGGCATTCAAAAGCATGGACATTGATGAGGCTGCCAAGCATGCCACAAAAGACAGCAAAAGCATGCTGGACATGATGAAAATGGGCATGAGCTTTGCACCAGTCAACAAAGACAGTCTGAAGCAGGAAATGGCCAAGCAGAAAATTGAATACGGTGATGCAGTTATCAACGGCGATGAGGCTACAGTAAGTGTAAGTGTTGATGGCAAAGACAAAACCGATTTTAAATTGAAAAAAGAAGACGGTGCCTGGAAAGTAGCTTTCGACAAAAACACCCTGATGAGCATGGGTAAAGACAAAATGAAGCAGCAAGGTGCCAGTACCGAAGAATTGGAAGAAGCACAAAAAGCTCTTGATGGTTTGAACAGCGACACAGTACGTAGTGCGTTGGAAGAAGCCGGTAAAGCCATTGATTCGCTTTCTAAACAATAA
- the map gene encoding type I methionyl aminopeptidase produces the protein MSLFKKYKEVIYLKNKEEIELMRHSNLLVGETIATLAAMLRPGITTSQLDLTAGQFIRDNGGVPSFLNYNGYPYNTCISVNDAVVHGFPDNRELKPGDIISIDCGVFKNGFHGDSAYTFAIKDADADALAMMRVTKESLYKGIEKARAGNRIGDVAFAVQDYAERQHPYGVVRELVGHGIGRKMHEDPQVPNYGKRGTGAKLQAGMTIAIEPMVNLGKKEVYTDEDGWTIRTKDGKVAAHYEHSVAVQKDKADILSSFASIEAAEKANTHLESAYY, from the coding sequence ATGAGTTTGTTTAAAAAATACAAGGAAGTGATTTACCTCAAGAATAAAGAAGAAATAGAACTGATGCGCCACAGCAACCTGCTGGTGGGCGAAACCATTGCTACACTTGCCGCCATGCTACGTCCGGGCATTACTACTTCGCAGCTGGACTTAACTGCTGGCCAGTTCATTCGCGACAATGGCGGTGTACCCAGTTTTTTGAATTACAACGGCTATCCCTACAATACCTGCATTAGTGTAAATGACGCTGTTGTACATGGTTTTCCTGACAATCGTGAATTGAAACCCGGTGACATCATCAGCATTGATTGCGGTGTGTTTAAAAATGGCTTTCATGGTGATAGTGCTTACACTTTTGCCATTAAAGATGCCGATGCCGACGCTTTAGCCATGATGCGGGTTACAAAAGAATCGCTGTACAAGGGCATTGAAAAAGCGAGGGCCGGCAATCGCATTGGCGATGTGGCTTTTGCTGTGCAAGATTATGCAGAACGCCAGCACCCTTATGGTGTAGTTCGTGAGCTGGTTGGTCATGGTATTGGTCGCAAAATGCACGAAGATCCACAGGTGCCTAACTATGGTAAGCGGGGTACCGGTGCCAAGCTACAGGCCGGTATGACCATCGCCATTGAACCAATGGTAAATTTGGGTAAGAAAGAAGTATACACAGACGAAGACGGCTGGACCATCAGAACCAAAGATGGTAAAGTAGCTGCTCACTATGAGCACAGTGTAGCCGTGCAAAAAGATAAGGCTGATATACTGAGTTCTTTTGCTAGTATAGAAGCGGCTGAAAAAGCCAATACACATTTAGAATCGGCTTACTATTAA
- the secY gene encoding preprotein translocase subunit SecY, with the protein MKKFIETLKNIWTIDELRQKIVVTLALLITYRLGTHIVLPGIDPNALEAVKGKTTGLLGLFDQFAGGAFSQASILALGIMPYISASIFMQLVTILVPQFQKIQKEGESGRKKINQWTRYLTVLVTVFQAGAYITYLQSPGYKEALIPAYEPFFVISTIILLTAGTLFVMWLGEKITDKGLGNGTSLIIMVGILARLPQSFLQEFTAKNSKGGGGVLVFIIEIAILVAIIMGLIVLVQGVRKIAINYAKQIVGNKQFGGARQFLPIKVNSAGVMPIIFAQAIIFIPTIFAKFDTTGDFMKILNDHSNGWYMLIYSVLVIGFTYLYTAIIFNPKQIAEDLKRNNGFIPGVKPGQPTADYIGSVMDKVTLPGAILLAFVGILPGVAQKLGVTGGFSSFFGGTSLLIMVGVILDTLQQIETHLLMRQYDGLMSGGRIQGRQAVSSSPIG; encoded by the coding sequence GTGAAGAAATTTATCGAAACACTGAAGAATATCTGGACGATTGATGAGCTGCGCCAAAAGATAGTTGTTACGCTTGCCTTATTGATCACCTATCGCCTTGGTACGCACATCGTGTTGCCAGGTATTGACCCCAATGCACTGGAAGCAGTGAAGGGCAAAACGACCGGCTTGCTGGGTCTGTTCGACCAGTTTGCAGGTGGTGCCTTCTCTCAGGCTTCTATTTTGGCCTTGGGTATTATGCCTTACATCTCTGCTTCAATTTTTATGCAGCTGGTAACCATCCTGGTTCCTCAGTTCCAAAAAATTCAGAAGGAAGGAGAAAGTGGCCGCAAGAAAATCAACCAATGGACCCGTTACCTCACAGTATTGGTAACGGTGTTTCAGGCTGGTGCTTATATCACCTACCTGCAGAGCCCCGGTTATAAAGAAGCATTGATTCCTGCTTACGAACCTTTTTTCGTTATCAGCACCATCATTTTGCTTACTGCGGGTACACTGTTTGTAATGTGGTTGGGTGAAAAAATCACCGACAAAGGATTGGGTAACGGTACTTCCCTCATCATTATGGTGGGTATCCTGGCTCGTCTTCCACAAAGCTTTTTGCAAGAATTTACCGCTAAGAACTCAAAAGGTGGTGGGGGTGTGTTGGTATTCATTATTGAAATTGCCATCCTCGTTGCTATCATCATGGGCCTGATTGTATTGGTACAAGGTGTTCGCAAAATTGCGATCAACTATGCCAAACAAATTGTTGGCAACAAGCAGTTTGGCGGTGCACGTCAGTTCTTGCCTATCAAGGTGAACAGTGCTGGTGTAATGCCAATCATCTTTGCTCAGGCCATCATCTTCATCCCTACCATTTTCGCCAAGTTTGATACTACAGGCGATTTCATGAAGATTTTGAACGACCATAGCAACGGTTGGTACATGCTGATTTATAGCGTACTGGTAATTGGTTTTACTTACCTGTATACCGCTATCATCTTCAACCCCAAGCAAATTGCTGAAGACCTGAAGCGTAATAATGGTTTCATTCCCGGCGTAAAGCCTGGTCAGCCTACTGCTGATTACATTGGCTCAGTAATGGATAAAGTGACCTTGCCAGGCGCCATCCTGCTGGCCTTCGTAGGTATTCTGCCTGGTGTAGCCCAAAAGCTGGGTGTAACCGGTGGCTTCAGCAGCTTCTTTGGTGGTACCAGCTTGCTCATCATGGTAGGTGTTATCTTGGATACCCTCCAGCAAATTGAAACCCACTTGCTGATGCGTCAGTACGATGGTTTGATGAGCGGTGGCCGCATTCAGGGCCGTCAGGCTGTGAGCAGCTCACCCATTGGATAA
- the rplO gene encoding 50S ribosomal protein L15, protein MKLHNLKPAEGSTHSEKRLGRGEASGKGGTSTKGNKGQQQRAGYASKMAHEGGQMPIQRRIPKRGFKNPHRVSYTVFNLGQVDQLVEKYGLTEFSLDNLYINGLINQSALVKVLGAGELKSAITFKVNAVSEKAKAAIEAAGGTVEILN, encoded by the coding sequence ATGAAACTGCACAATCTCAAGCCTGCCGAAGGCAGTACGCACAGTGAAAAACGTTTAGGTCGTGGTGAAGCATCTGGTAAAGGTGGTACCTCAACCAAGGGTAACAAAGGTCAGCAGCAACGTGCCGGCTACGCCAGCAAAATGGCTCATGAAGGTGGTCAGATGCCTATCCAGCGTCGTATCCCCAAGCGTGGTTTTAAAAACCCACATCGTGTTTCTTACACTGTATTCAACCTGGGTCAGGTAGATCAGCTGGTTGAAAAATATGGTCTGACTGAATTCAGCCTCGATAATCTCTACATCAATGGTCTCATCAACCAGTCTGCTTTGGTAAAAGTACTGGGTGCCGGTGAACTGAAAAGCGCCATCACTTTCAAAGTGAACGCTGTAAGTGAAAAGGCCAAAGCTGCTATTGAAGCGGCCGGTGGAACTGTAGAAATCCTGAACTAA
- the rpmD gene encoding 50S ribosomal protein L30 has product MKKIKITQVKSVIDRPERQKKTMEALGLRKMHATVEKEATPQILGMVEKVLHLVKVEEVAQA; this is encoded by the coding sequence ATGAAGAAGATCAAAATCACTCAGGTTAAAAGTGTGATCGACCGTCCGGAGCGCCAAAAGAAAACGATGGAAGCTCTCGGCCTGCGCAAGATGCATGCTACCGTAGAAAAAGAAGCCACTCCACAGATTTTGGGAATGGTGGAAAAAGTATTGCACCTGGTAAAGGTGGAAGAAGTGGCTCAAGCCTAA
- the rpsE gene encoding 30S ribosomal protein S5, with translation MAKAIVNRVKAGDLELKEKVVAINRVVKTTKGGRTFSFSALVVVGNENGVVGHGLGKAKEVQEAITKGIEDAKKNLVKVPVMHGTIPHEQFVKEGAAKVLLKPAAHGTGVIAGGSMRAVLESAGVTDVLAKSLGSANPHNVVKATFTALATLREPIQVAKTRTVSLKKVFNG, from the coding sequence ATGGCAAAAGCTATCGTAAACCGCGTAAAAGCCGGCGACCTCGAACTGAAAGAGAAGGTTGTAGCTATTAACCGTGTTGTAAAAACCACCAAGGGTGGCCGTACCTTCAGCTTCTCCGCCCTGGTAGTGGTAGGCAATGAGAATGGTGTGGTAGGTCATGGTTTGGGTAAGGCCAAAGAAGTACAGGAAGCCATCACCAAAGGCATTGAAGATGCCAAGAAGAACCTGGTGAAAGTGCCTGTAATGCATGGCACTATTCCTCATGAGCAGTTTGTAAAAGAAGGTGCTGCTAAAGTATTGCTGAAGCCAGCTGCACATGGTACCGGTGTAATTGCCGGAGGCAGCATGCGTGCCGTACTGGAAAGCGCTGGTGTTACAGACGTGCTGGCTAAGAGCCTCGGTTCTGCCAACCCGCACAACGTGGTAAAAGCTACATTCACTGCTTTGGCTACATTGCGTGAGCCCATTCAGGTAGCCAAAACCCGTACTGTTTCTCTGAAAAAAGTATTCAACGGATAA
- the rplR gene encoding 50S ribosomal protein L18 produces MDKKVISRKKIHYRIRKRLIGSAAKPRLSVFRSNADIYCQLIDDANGTTLAAASSRDKDIAAQKVTKTEKSKLVGNAIARKAADLGITTCVFDRGGFLYHGRIKAVADGAREGGLTL; encoded by the coding sequence ATGGATAAGAAAGTCATTTCAAGAAAGAAAATCCACTACCGCATTCGTAAGCGTTTGATCGGTAGCGCTGCCAAGCCTCGCCTGAGCGTATTCCGCAGCAACGCTGACATTTACTGTCAGCTGATTGACGACGCTAATGGTACTACATTGGCCGCCGCCAGCAGCCGCGATAAAGACATCGCTGCTCAAAAGGTAACCAAAACTGAAAAAAGCAAGCTGGTAGGCAACGCCATTGCCCGCAAAGCAGCCGACCTGGGTATCACTACATGTGTATTTGATCGTGGTGGTTTCTTGTATCATGGTCGCATTAAGGCTGTAGCCGACGGTGCCCGTGAAGGCGGTTTGACCCTCTAA
- the rplF gene encoding 50S ribosomal protein L6, whose amino-acid sequence MSRVGKKPVTIPAGVTITVSGDNTVTVKGPKGELKQTLDRDIQVEIAEGTLTVGRPTDQIRHRALHGLYRALIANMVKGVTEGFVKKMELVGVGYKAANTGNILDLSLGYSHNIIIEIPQELKVTTAQEKGKNPEIVIEGMDNQLLGQVCAKIRSLRKPEPYKGKGVRFAGEVVRKKAGKSAGK is encoded by the coding sequence ATGTCTCGTGTAGGAAAAAAACCGGTAACTATCCCCGCTGGTGTTACTATCACTGTAAGTGGCGATAACACTGTTACCGTAAAAGGCCCCAAAGGCGAATTGAAGCAAACGTTGGATCGTGACATTCAGGTAGAAATAGCTGAAGGTACTTTGACTGTAGGTCGTCCTACCGATCAAATCCGCCACCGTGCATTGCATGGTTTGTACCGTGCCCTTATTGCCAACATGGTAAAAGGTGTAACCGAAGGTTTTGTAAAGAAAATGGAACTGGTAGGTGTGGGTTACAAAGCCGCAAACACTGGCAACATTCTCGATCTTTCTCTCGGTTATTCGCACAACATCATTATCGAAATTCCACAAGAGCTGAAGGTGACTACAGCTCAGGAAAAAGGTAAGAACCCCGAGATTGTAATTGAAGGCATGGACAATCAATTGCTCGGTCAGGTTTGTGCCAAAATCCGCAGCCTGCGTAAGCCTGAACCATACAAAGGAAAAGGTGTTCGCTTTGCTGGCGAAGTGGTTCGTAAGAAAGCTGGTAAATCTGCTGGTAAATAA